In Deltaproteobacteria bacterium, the sequence ACATCCTCTATAAAATCCATAGCCTGCAATCTGTTATGATCTATGATAACCGTCAAATTTGACAGTTTATACTTTGCTGCAAATTGAACCGCTTCCCACATAGACCCTTCCTGCATTTCGCCGTCTCCGACAACACAGTAAACCCTGTACTTCTTACCCTGTACTTTTGCTCCAAATGCAATGCCTACGGCGATGGGCAGTCCGTGACCAAGAGCGCCGCAGCTTGCCTCTATACCGTGTTCTGTGCTTCGTTCCGCGCATCCTGATAAAAAACTTCCTCTATAAAAATTCTCCCAGTCTTCCCGCTGAATATACCCTCTGTCTGCAAGAATGGCATAAAGTCCATAACAGCCGTGGGCCTTAGAAAACACAAGCCGGTCTCTTTCTTCCCACTGCGGATCACGAGAAAGATTCATGGTGTGATAATAAAGCGCTGTTAAAATATCAACGCAGGAAAGGGATGGAGCGATATGGCCTGCCTTATTTTGGACGGCGATTTTTACCAGATCCTTGCGCATCGCATTTGCTTTTTTATATAACTGGTTCGCCGGTAATTCAGCCAGCGCCTTTACTCTGGGAGAGCCTCCCGCGCTAATGTTTTTCTTTATTGATTTCCTATTCATGCATTATTTCCATTTTAGATAAAATTCACATGTCCTGATGGGTGCTGCAATTCCCATAGATACCGGTTAATCTCATCCATCCTGCAGTTCACCCTGCATTGTGATGTATTCAAATCTGACCCCACCCACTGCATGGATTTTCTTCTCAGATCACCTTCCCATATTTCCTGAAAGGTATTTTGATAAATATTCCCGTATAAAAATCTCTCATCGCCAAGATAGGCGCTGCATCCCCACACATTGCCTCCAGCATCTATATACGACCAGAAAGGCAATGCCAAACACCGCTCATAATTCCTTTTAGCATCATCCCATTTTTTCATGGTATGCTCGCGAAAAATAACCTGAAAATCTTTTGTGTTCATACTGCGCAGGGTTTCGCCAAGATTCATATATTCGCTATAGCGAAAATCCTTATATACTTGGGTGCGGCTGAAAGAATGTTGAGAATAGGGCTTGATAACAAGATAGTCCACTCCGAGTTCCCTTGCCTTTTCCGCCAAAAGCGCGGCCTCATGCCAGTTTTCCGGCAATAAAATCATCTGCATGCCTATGGCGCACTCCAGATTATTTTCCCTCTTGAATTTTAGAGCCTCGCCAATATTTTTTATGACTTTGTCAAAATCCTCGGCGCGGGTTCCGTGTATCTTTGCATAGGTTTCTTTTGTTGCGCCATTGATGCTGACTTTGATCCATGTAACCGCCGCAAGGGTCTGCTGCATAAGTTTTGGGATAAATACCACCCCGTTTGTCGTAAGAGCCACATCAATGCCTGCATTTTTTGTATGGAGGATAATCTCTCCAATATCCTTGTGCAGCAGAGGCTCTCCTTCTCCAGCATACATAATGCTTTTTATTCCAAGCCGCGCCATTTCAGAGAGCCTTTCCTTCAATACCTTTTTATCCAGAAACCGCTGCTGATATTCCATATAGTCAAGGGCGCAATAGGTGCAGCGGTGATTGCATGTGCCCGATGTTGCTATCTCGGCGTAAATGGGATAAACCATTTCCCCTGACAACCAATTATTCACCCTCGGAATATGATATATCAATTTATGACTGTCTATTCTATATTTATCCATAACAAACCGCCTTGTTGGATTTAAAAATACTCTGGAAATTATTTAAGAATGGTATTGATAAATTCCAGCAATTCAAATTTCTCAACCGATTTTTTATTGCAGACAATCTGAACAGCAATGGCCCCTGCGACATTCCCGATAAAAGAGAGCATATCAAGCGGCATACCTTTGGCATAACAGGGAGCGGTATAGGCAAAAAAGGCGTCCCCCGCGCCCACCGTATCAACAACTCTATGAGAAAATATCGGGGTTCTGTTTGCGCTGTTGTGATTTACGCCGAAGGATCCTTTCTTTCCAAGTGTTACAATCAGGCAATCCGCCTTGACGGTGCTCGCAATCTTTTTCGCAACCTGTTCAATGTCAGTGTGTTTCTCCTGCGCCGATAATCTAAGTTCGCTTTCATCAAGGCAAACATAGTCGGGATCATCGTATCTGGTTATCAGATTATAACCCACATTGGCTGCGTTTGTCTGCGCATTTACGGCAAATATCTTTGCATGTGTTTTGATAGTTTCTATGATGTTATTGGTAATAAACCCATGTCCAAAATTAGAAACCATAACCAAATCATATTTGGGAACTTCTGCCGCAAGATAGTCAACAACTTCCGCCTCTAATTTTCCTGTGATAAAATCATCGTTCATGTAACATACTTCAAATAATTTTTGATTCAGATACTCATGGATGTATCTCTTTTTTATAACAGATGGCCCGTCATCTCTATAAAAAAACTTCGACTTAACATTTGATTTAAGATTTTTTGTGATGAAATCTTCTCTTGAATCTTCACCGCCCAAAAGCGACACCATCTGAACATTATCGCATAATCCGGCAATATGATTGGCAACAGCAAATGTCCCGCCCGCAAAAACCTCGTGAGACAAATATTTACTGACAACAAGATTCGCCTTTGAAGATTTCCCAAGCGACTCGCAATAGTGGTACTCATCAATAATGCCGTCGCCAATAACCATCACTTTTAAATTCTTTAAAGCGTTTATTCTGTCCGCAATATCTGAAAAGTTATACTTGCCCTTAAAATCGTTTAAAAACTTTTTGGTCTCTTCAGGATATGGATCCAAAAAATTATTTATAATATGCGACGAACTAAAAGAAAAACCCTCGGTTTCAATAATGCGGCACTTATCGGAATAGAACTCCTTTTCTTCCTGAAAGAGTCTTTCATGTATCTTTCTGTCTTTTTCGTGAGCGGCCTGGCCTTTTGCAAAAATATCCGGATGTATCATCTTAATACATTCAAATGGAACCTCATTATCCACAAGACACACATAATCAACCTGCTCAAGAGATGCCACATTTTCCACCCTGAACGCCTCCGGAAATATCGGCCTTCCTGGACCTCTATGCACATCCTTATCTTTAATGACCGACACAATCAAGACATCGCCGAGCCTCTTCGCATGGTTCAGATGTTGTATTATGCCAGGATGAATAAGGTCGAAGACGCCATGGCTTTGCACAACAACTTGTCCAGCCTGCTTCAAGGCCTTCACTTTATTAACCACCTCGTCCAGTGTTAATATTTTATTCATTTTCTTATCTTTCACCTGAAAATCCCCCTCACCCTAACCCTCTCCCGCAAGGGGAGAGGGAACTTAAGAAGGTTCCCCTCCCTTGACGGGAGGGGAATGAAACACCCTTAATGGGTGTTTCATGGGAGGGTGATAGATTTTCATCCCCCTTTGTGCCAAAAAGTTCATCGCAGTCTCATTTTTGGAAATATTGATTTATAAGCTTTGTTGATGAAAAAACAATTTCGTGAGTGTAACGCATCTCCGCGCCTATTTCAACTAAAACCGCTTGCTCTTGCTGGAGTTTACCTGTCTTATCATCTTTATTTTCAAATTCCTGTCCTTTAACATAGATATGCGGCCTCAGCAGCCGTAAGGTTTCAACCGCCGTAGGCCATTTGTTAATTGCCACATAATCAACACATTCCAGAGCCGCAATAGATTCCGCCCTGAGGGTCTGGTTGTAAACAGGGCGGCCATCTCCCTTATCAACATAGATATCGGGAGATATTGTTACCACCAAAACATCACCCATTTTCTTTGAAGCCTGAAAATATTTTATATGACCAGGGTGCATAAGATCAAAACATCCGTGGCATAAAATAATCTTCTTGCCTTTAGATTTAAGCCCCTGAAGTTTCATGGCTAATTCTTCCATCTCTAATATTTTCATAATATCCTCTGATATTGATTGCACAGATTTTTTATCACAGATTACACAGATTAAAAATCGGTGTAATCAAAGACTAATTTATTAGTCGTTTTACCTGACAACTCTTGTTGCCAAAATTGACTAATAACCCAACCTTTAGATTAGATGCTTTTAAATAAGAAAGCACCTGATATTTGAAGACATCAGGAATATTACCTGCTAATGCCTTAATTTCAACTATGGCCTCGTTTTCAACAACCAAATCCATAACCAGATAACCAACTTTGTTATTCTGGTAATACACCTCAAATCTTTTCTCTGTTTCAAATTTTAACCCTTCTTGATTGAAAGCAAACTTTAAAGCCGTATGATATATCTTTTCATTAAATCCTGGTCCCAATTCCGAGTGAACTCTATAACAACAAGCTATTATTCGTTCAGTAAGTGGGTCTCTATTCTTCATCTGTGTAATCTGCTTTTATTATCTGTGTAATCAGGCTGTTGATGACTTTTTCAACAGCCTTTTAAGGCAGTCCACAGTGCAGGTATAGTATCTGCATGTTTTCCTTTTATATAAAAACTTATTCCCCCGTCAGCTACAGTTCTTACAAGCATTGTCTTCCATGGCCTGAAATAATATGCCGGATTATTTCTTGGAGGCTCTTCTCTAAAATCCTCCGGTAAGTCATAGAGGTCGCAAACTAAAGTAGTAAAATGTTTGATAACCTTACCCTCTTGATGAGCCACATTCCTTGCCATACTCAATGCCTTGAGAAAAACCTCGGGCGCCATGACAGAACTGCCAAAATTCATAACAACGCCACCCTCAAGTTTTGAGACCACATTGGTAAACTTAAGAAAATCAACATATGATAAGGCGCCTGTTGCAGCGCCGTCAAAGTTTGGATGTTCATGGATAATATCATATCCAATGCCAATATGAATAGTAGCAGGTATATTTAATCTATAACAAGCTGCAAGAAGACTAATATTTTTGTACGGAAAACCCCCTTCATGGATAGCTTTGCCTATACTCTTTCCCATACCGCCAGAATTACCATTTTGATAGGCCTCATTGACAATATCATTTATCCGGCCTGTTTCTTTCCACAAGCCAAATTGCCCTTCTTTTATATAACGGGCAACGCTTTCTGTGGTAGCGCCAATAAGCGCAAACTCAAAATCATGGATTGCCCCGGAGCCGTTCATTGCCAGGCAGGAAATATAACCTTTCTCCAGCATATCAATAATATATCTCTGCACGCCTGAGCGAATGACATGCCCGCCAAGCATCATGATTACAGAACTGCCCGTTTCATTAGCTTTTTTGACGGCAAGTGATATATCGCATAAACAAGGATACGAAAAAGAATGTTCAGCCAGTTTTTTTACAACTGAAACATCTAAATCATGGATACGCGCATTGAGGGGCAAAAGTTGCAGATTAGTTCTATCAAAAGTCATATACAATATTAACCCTATTATAAAATATTTCTTGCTGCTTTACTATACACTGCCTGTGGTGGTGGAAAACCTAATATACATCCCCAACCTGCTATAATTTTAGCCGTATAATAAAGCGATCTGGAATTCAATGAATATCTATTCCCGGAAAGTTTAATCTGCCTCATAGATAAAAGCCTTTCAAGGCGGTTTAATAGCATATCATCCACGCCATATAAAGATTCAATATCTGATATCTTCAACTGCTTTGCGTTATATATTTCGTAAAGTATTCTGATACGTCTGGCTGTTTCGCTCATGTTGAATATATGAAAATAGCTGTACGCCAGGGCATTATAAACGGCCAATCCATAAATCACAGCCCACGTCAACTCATAAGATGCTGCCGTTAGTTGACTAAGATATACAAACCATCCGGCTATCCCCATTGGTATATGGCCGATTACTAAACATATAAGCACCACAAGTTGATTTGATACAGCCGCCCGTCTCAACCTGGCTATTCGTACGGCTATCATCTGCAGAATAAGCATCAAAAGAGGCGTGCATGCTAACAATATTAAATATTTTATCATGGGGGTATATGTTTAGAATGTTCTAACCTCTGCCAGTAGGCAGGCCAAGCATCTTACGTAATAATATAAAGCAATTAACCAGAGCAATACCTCGCCGTGTTATGCTAATGTGGCCATTTGATTCAGCTATTAATTCCGCCTCTAACAATTCCTGGATACGGGGCTGTAAAAGAGCCTTTGTGCTGAAATAACCTGACAAATCATCGTATGATAAACCCTTTTTTTCAGAATCACCTATAATTAACGATAACGCAAGCGAAGGAGATACTGCTTCCACTGCCGGATAACTCAGAATATAACCTGCTGAAATAGCAAAGTGGAGCAAATAAACCGCTAACCAGCCAGCCCGAGAGACATTCATTACATCCGCTATAAAACCAAACCAATTGAAACCGGTAATAATAACACCAGCTATACCTGGAACAATAATAAAAATAATAAGTAAAGCAACAGCGCGATTACGCGGACACCACCAACGCCAAATAAATATATGCAAACCTAAACAAATAACGAAAATCACGATACTTGCCAATAAGATTTTAAAACTCATCTTTGCTTTCCTTATCTATATGCAATGCGCAAAAATAACTCATTATTATTTGTAATTGCTTTTGAATAATCTCTAAATAGTCTTTCTGAACAACCACGCATAAAAAAAGGTAGATATGTAAGAACGGCCTCTCTCTTCCTTATGACGTAAAAAACTGCTAAGCAGATATAAAATGAAAAATAGGGGCTTTAATATTCTAAATCTAACCACCCATCTGAAATTTTTATATAACC encodes:
- a CDS encoding transketolase: MNRKSIKKNISAGGSPRVKALAELPANQLYKKANAMRKDLVKIAVQNKAGHIAPSLSCVDILTALYYHTMNLSRDPQWEERDRLVFSKAHGCYGLYAILADRGYIQREDWENFYRGSFLSGCAERSTEHGIEASCGALGHGLPIAVGIAFGAKVQGKKYRVYCVVGDGEMQEGSMWEAVQFAAKYKLSNLTVIIDHNRLQAMDFIEDVLTVEGKRFDLQQKMKAFGFEVKTCNGHNPEKMVSIIEGWIKSSALDKPQVLIANTVKGYGLLCMENIPKFHFRLPTEDELNMGCRFE
- a CDS encoding PfkB family carbohydrate kinase; this encodes MKDKKMNKILTLDEVVNKVKALKQAGQVVVQSHGVFDLIHPGIIQHLNHAKRLGDVLIVSVIKDKDVHRGPGRPIFPEAFRVENVASLEQVDYVCLVDNEVPFECIKMIHPDIFAKGQAAHEKDRKIHERLFQEEKEFYSDKCRIIETEGFSFSSSHIINNFLDPYPEETKKFLNDFKGKYNFSDIADRINALKNLKVMVIGDGIIDEYHYCESLGKSSKANLVVSKYLSHEVFAGGTFAVANHIAGLCDNVQMVSLLGGEDSREDFITKNLKSNVKSKFFYRDDGPSVIKKRYIHEYLNQKLFEVCYMNDDFITGKLEAEVVDYLAAEVPKYDLVMVSNFGHGFITNNIIETIKTHAKIFAVNAQTNAANVGYNLITRYDDPDYVCLDESELRLSAQEKHTDIEQVAKKIASTVKADCLIVTLGKKGSFGVNHNSANRTPIFSHRVVDTVGAGDAFFAYTAPCYAKGMPLDMLSFIGNVAGAIAVQIVCNKKSVEKFELLEFINTILK
- a CDS encoding adenylyltransferase/cytidyltransferase family protein, translating into MKILEMEELAMKLQGLKSKGKKIILCHGCFDLMHPGHIKYFQASKKMGDVLVVTISPDIYVDKGDGRPVYNQTLRAESIAALECVDYVAINKWPTAVETLRLLRPHIYVKGQEFENKDDKTGKLQQEQAVLVEIGAEMRYTHEIVFSSTKLINQYFQK
- a CDS encoding radical SAM protein; this encodes MDKYRIDSHKLIYHIPRVNNWLSGEMVYPIYAEIATSGTCNHRCTYCALDYMEYQQRFLDKKVLKERLSEMARLGIKSIMYAGEGEPLLHKDIGEIILHTKNAGIDVALTTNGVVFIPKLMQQTLAAVTWIKVSINGATKETYAKIHGTRAEDFDKVIKNIGEALKFKRENNLECAIGMQMILLPENWHEAALLAEKARELGVDYLVIKPYSQHSFSRTQVYKDFRYSEYMNLGETLRSMNTKDFQVIFREHTMKKWDDAKRNYERCLALPFWSYIDAGGNVWGCSAYLGDERFLYGNIYQNTFQEIWEGDLRRKSMQWVGSDLNTSQCRVNCRMDEINRYLWELQHPSGHVNFI
- a CDS encoding GxxExxY protein, translated to MKNRDPLTERIIACCYRVHSELGPGFNEKIYHTALKFAFNQEGLKFETEKRFEVYYQNNKVGYLVMDLVVENEAIVEIKALAGNIPDVFKYQVLSYLKASNLKVGLLVNFGNKSCQVKRLIN